The Siniperca chuatsi isolate FFG_IHB_CAS linkage group LG7, ASM2008510v1, whole genome shotgun sequence genome includes a window with the following:
- the LOC122879619 gene encoding claudin-9-like, whose product MERQLELAALGLALTGWLCAILTRCLALWKVSGTLDNTTATLPAYWDGVWLEWDHWDLAHDGSLHCSFYQSLMSLSGSFRTWRALIMAAIGAGAFATLIGTGGAVWFPMRGQIKVFSGALFVLSGILLLVPTAWTCHHTSQPLEGAVLLRRDWGPALYLGWISFALMLAGGVFLTTRCPTSERQEQQPEESRGPNIDEEANHPLNRINRTTFTQSQYERRSEPI is encoded by the coding sequence ATGGAGCGGCAGCTGGAGCTCGCTGCCCTCGGTCTGGCCCTCACAGGGTGGCTTTGTGCCATTCTGACACGCTGCCTGGCCCTGTGGAAGGTGAGCGGCACCCTGGACAACACCACGGCAACTCTGCCTGCCTACTGGGATGGGGTGTGGCTGGAATGGGATCACTGGGACTTGGCCCACGATGGCAGCCTGCACTGCTCCTTCTACCAGTCTCTCATGTCTCTTTCTGGAAGTTTTCGGACGTGGAGAGCCCTCATCATGGCAGCCATCGGAGCCGGGGCTTTTGCTACGTTGATTGGGACAGGGGGGGCGGTGTGGTTCCCTATGCGCGGCCAGATCAAAGTGTTTTCTGGTgctctctttgttttgtctgggATCCTGTTGCTTGTTCCCACAGCCTGGACGTGCCATCACACCAGTCAGCCACTGGAGGGCGCTGTGCTGCTGAGAAGAGACTGGGGACCTGCACTGTACCTTGGATGGATCTCCTTTGCTTTGATGCTGGCCGGAGGGGTGTTTCTCACCACCAGATGCCCCACCAGCGAGAGACAGGAACAGCAGCCTGAAGAGAGCAGGGGCCCGAACATAGACGAGGAGGCTAATCACCCACTGAACAGGATCAACAGGACTACGTTCACACAGAGCCAGTATGAACGCAGATCAGAGCCTATCTGA
- the cldnj gene encoding claudin j, translating into MALQELGISLSMIGVAGTILICALPMWKVTAFIGTHLVVMQVFWEGLWMTCVSEYTGQLQCKLYDALLDLSPDLQAARGLICISLVLECLGFLIFLLGARCTNCLSHPRIKARVVLSSGSTFCLAALTTIIAVSWTANSIISDFHNPRVPEVLKRELGAAIYIGFVTSGLLVCGGAILCTSCPPQRARFPSSGYTLARTPTHSSYAIKNYV; encoded by the coding sequence ATGGCTCTGCAGGAGCTGGGTATCAGCCTTTCCATGATAGGCGTTGCTGGGACCATCCTGATCTGCGCTCTGCCCATGTGGAAGGTGACAGCATTCATCGGCACCCATCTGGTGGTCATGCAGGTGTTCTGGGAAGGTCTGTGGATGACCTGTGTCAGTGAGTACACAGGTCAGCTGCAGTGTAAGCTTTATGATGCCCTGCTGGACCTGTCACCAGACCTGCAGGCCGCCCGCGGCCTCATCTGCATCAGCCTGGTGCTGGAATGTTTGGGATTCCTCATCTTTCTCCTGGGAGCACGCTGCACCAACTGCCTGAGCCACCCGAGGATAAAGGCTCGGGTGGTGCTGAGCTCTGGGTCCACCTTCTGCCTGGCGGCCCTCACCACCATAATTGCTGTTTCCTGGACGGCCAACTCCATCATCAGTGACTTCCACAACCCGCGCGTCCCTGAGGTGCTGAAGAGGGAGCTCGGAGCAGCCATTTATATAGGCTTTGTGACATCTGGGCTGCTGGTCTGTGGGGGAGCCATTCTGTGCACAAGCTGCCCACCACAGAGGGCAAGGTTCCCCTCCAGTGGGTACACACTGGCCaggacacccacacacagcagCTACGCCATCAAGAACTATGTGTGA
- the LOC122879620 gene encoding claudin-4-like isoform X1: MASMRMQMAGCVMALFGWIGVLIVCSAPMWRVTAFFGNNTVKSQTMWEGIWMSCVVQSTGQMQCKVYDSMLALSIDLQGARVLVVVSIITGIAGLRIAFTSGKCINFIPEKRAKANATVAAGMVLIISGFLCLIPVSWTASTIRRHFYNSLLVDAQKKELGASLYVGWGAGALLLLGGGLLCANCPKEDVTPCVKYLLNKSGGNSKADSVQCFTPTKMCI, from the coding sequence ATGGCTTCCATGCGAATGCAGATGGCGGGCTGTGTCATGGCCCTTTTTGGCTGGATAGGGGTGCTCATTGTCTGCAGCGCACCCATGTGGCGGGTCACTGCCTTCTTTGGCAACAACACAGTGAAATCCCAGACCATGTGGGAGGGCATCTGGATGAGCTGCGTGGTACAGAGTACAGGCCAGATGCAGTGCAAGGTGTATGACTCCATGCTGGCTCTGAGCATTGACCTCCAGGGGGCCCGGGTTCTGGTGGTGGTTTCCATCATCACAGGCATCGCCGGGCTCCGCATAGCTTTCACTAGTGGAAAGTGCATCAACTTCATTCCAGAAAAGAGGGCCAAGGCGAATGCTACAGTGGCAGCAGGCATGGTGCTGATCATCAGTGGATTCCTCTGCCTTATCCCTGTTTCCTGGACTGCCAGCACTATCAGAAGACACTTCTACAACTCTCTGCTGGTAGACGCTCAGAAAAAAGAGCTCGGGGCCTCTCTTTACGTCGGCTGGGGGGCCGGGGCACTGCTGCTCTTAGGAGGAGGGCTTCTGTGTGCCAACTGTCCCAAAGAGGATGTGACCCCCTGTGTGAAGTACCTCCTAAACAAGTCTGGAGGAAACAGCAAAGCAGATTCAGTCCAATGTTTTACACCAACAAAGATGTGTATTTGA